One window from the genome of Magnolia sinica isolate HGM2019 chromosome 4, MsV1, whole genome shotgun sequence encodes:
- the LOC131242875 gene encoding uncharacterized protein LOC131242875 isoform X3 codes for MGCLVSTPNDGDGNRRRPGNVGEVAVFVPGLRIPKPIDFSQPLGDRLSKSLVERLSALRTRIVVMAGQEAPVARKPRRKTATRHGGSTLADLQQALEDYLPVLLGLVKYGSNPKHMVHFLWINQEDDAEETAMPNAWYEVLSVLHLMATLSLSQANLLLLPKTSTDGYQPKVSEAESRRNSVDIFLKAAGYLDCAIRHVLPQIPPDLRTNLPVDLSEGVLQALCQQALGQAQENIVHLPLTNGWGEKHQLYVKWKHAEAKAAAYYYHGLILDEGNTEKSHGMAVASLQAAEDFFKESKKACEAFNMAPPTSRNAPLWGTMKYLSEKIPKDTNSKVRINRDLYSQEKILETAPALPDFALALKPDEYQLPQVDPSWNNEDGQLQGRSDQLTSEPT; via the exons ATGGGATGCCTAGTATCAACACCAAATGATGGTGACGGGAATAGAAGGCGGCCTGGCAATGTGGGGGAAGTGGCCGTTTTTGTACCTGGATTACGCATCCCTAAGCCCATTGATTTTTCTCAGCCATTAGGTGATCGGTTGTCTAAAAGTTTAGTCGAACGTCTCTCTGCTCTTAGAACTAGAATAGTTGTCATGGCTGGACAAGAAGCTCCAGTAGCTAGAAAGCCACGGAGGAAAACAGCGACACGCCATG GAGGCTCAACATTGGCTGATCTTCAACAGGCTCTTGAAGATTACTTGCCAGTTCTACTGGGATTAGTAAAATATG GAAGTAACCCAAAGCACATGGTACATTTTTTGTGGATTAATCAGGAGGATGATGCAGAG GAAACAGCCATGCCAAATGCTTGGTATGAGGTATTATCAGTTCTTCACTTGATGGCCACGCTATCCTTATCACAGGCCAATTTATTGCTTCTTCCTAAAACTTCTACAGATGGTTATCAGCCAAAAGTGTCAGAAG CAGAGAGCAGACGAAATTCTGTTGATATTTTCTTGAAGGCAGCAGGATATTTGGATTGTGCGATCAGACATGTTCTCCCTCAGATACCTCCCGACCTCAG GACAAATCTTCCAGTAGACCTGTCAGAAGGAGTGTTACAAGCTCTTTGTCAGCAAGCATTAGGCCAG GCTCAAGAGAATATAGTGCACCTTCCATTAACAAATGGTTGGGGAGAAAAGCATCAGCTCTATGTGAAGTGGAAACATGCTGAAGCAAAG GCTGCAGCATATTATTATCATGGGTTAATCCTTGACGAGGGGAACACGGAGAAATCTCATGGGATGGCAGTAGCATCTCTCCAAGCAGCAGAGGATTTCTTCAAAGAAAGTAAGAAGGCCTGTGAAGCATTCAACATGGCTCCTCCTACATCACG GAACGCACCTCTTTGGGGAACTATGAAATATCTCTCAGAGAAGATCCCAAAAGACACCAACAGCAAGGTGCGCATCAACCGGGATCTGTACAGTCAGGAAAA GATTCTAGAGACGGCCCCTGCACTGCCAGATTTTGCTTTGGCACTGAAGCCGGATGAGTATCAGCTTCCTCAGGTGGACCCCTCATGGAACAATGAAGATGGGCAATTGCAGGGACGATCTGACCAGCTGACATCAGAACCCACTTGA
- the LOC131242875 gene encoding uncharacterized protein LOC131242875 isoform X1, which translates to MGCLVSTPNDGDGNRRRPGNVGEVAVFVPGLRIPKPIDFSQPLGDRLSKSLVERLSALRTRIVVMAGQEAPVARKPRRKTATRHGGSTLADLQQALEDYLPVLLGLVKYGSNPKHMVHFLWINQEDDAEETAMPNAWYEVLSVLHLMATLSLSQANLLLLPKTSTDGYQPKVSEAESRRNSVDIFLKAAGYLDCAIRHVLPQIPPDLRTNLPVDLSEGVLQALCQQALGQGVDIQLGLAIDSAKATLAVKRRLACEMVKYWNMAQENIVHLPLTNGWGEKHQLYVKWKHAEAKAAAYYYHGLILDEGNTEKSHGMAVASLQAAEDFFKESKKACEAFNMAPPTSRNAPLWGTMKYLSEKIPKDTNSKVRINRDLYSQEKILETAPALPDFALALKPDEYQLPQVDPSWNNEDGQLQGRSDQLTSEPT; encoded by the exons ATGGGATGCCTAGTATCAACACCAAATGATGGTGACGGGAATAGAAGGCGGCCTGGCAATGTGGGGGAAGTGGCCGTTTTTGTACCTGGATTACGCATCCCTAAGCCCATTGATTTTTCTCAGCCATTAGGTGATCGGTTGTCTAAAAGTTTAGTCGAACGTCTCTCTGCTCTTAGAACTAGAATAGTTGTCATGGCTGGACAAGAAGCTCCAGTAGCTAGAAAGCCACGGAGGAAAACAGCGACACGCCATG GAGGCTCAACATTGGCTGATCTTCAACAGGCTCTTGAAGATTACTTGCCAGTTCTACTGGGATTAGTAAAATATG GAAGTAACCCAAAGCACATGGTACATTTTTTGTGGATTAATCAGGAGGATGATGCAGAG GAAACAGCCATGCCAAATGCTTGGTATGAGGTATTATCAGTTCTTCACTTGATGGCCACGCTATCCTTATCACAGGCCAATTTATTGCTTCTTCCTAAAACTTCTACAGATGGTTATCAGCCAAAAGTGTCAGAAG CAGAGAGCAGACGAAATTCTGTTGATATTTTCTTGAAGGCAGCAGGATATTTGGATTGTGCGATCAGACATGTTCTCCCTCAGATACCTCCCGACCTCAG GACAAATCTTCCAGTAGACCTGTCAGAAGGAGTGTTACAAGCTCTTTGTCAGCAAGCATTAGGCCAG GGCGTTGATATTCAACTTGGACTAGCAATTGATAGTGCTAAGGCTACTCTGGCGGTAAAACGGAGACTTGCATGCGAGATGGTGAAGTACTGGAATATG GCTCAAGAGAATATAGTGCACCTTCCATTAACAAATGGTTGGGGAGAAAAGCATCAGCTCTATGTGAAGTGGAAACATGCTGAAGCAAAG GCTGCAGCATATTATTATCATGGGTTAATCCTTGACGAGGGGAACACGGAGAAATCTCATGGGATGGCAGTAGCATCTCTCCAAGCAGCAGAGGATTTCTTCAAAGAAAGTAAGAAGGCCTGTGAAGCATTCAACATGGCTCCTCCTACATCACG GAACGCACCTCTTTGGGGAACTATGAAATATCTCTCAGAGAAGATCCCAAAAGACACCAACAGCAAGGTGCGCATCAACCGGGATCTGTACAGTCAGGAAAA GATTCTAGAGACGGCCCCTGCACTGCCAGATTTTGCTTTGGCACTGAAGCCGGATGAGTATCAGCTTCCTCAGGTGGACCCCTCATGGAACAATGAAGATGGGCAATTGCAGGGACGATCTGACCAGCTGACATCAGAACCCACTTGA
- the LOC131242875 gene encoding uncharacterized protein LOC131242875 isoform X2, whose product MGCLVSTPNDGDGNRRRPGNVGEVAVFVPGLRIPKPIDFSQPLGDRLSKSLVERLSALRTRIVVMAGQEAPVARKPRRKTATRHGGSTLADLQQALEDYLPVLLGLVKYGSNPKHMVHFLWINQEDDAEETAMPNAWYEVLSVLHLMATLSLSQANLLLLPKTSTDGYQPKVSEESRRNSVDIFLKAAGYLDCAIRHVLPQIPPDLRTNLPVDLSEGVLQALCQQALGQGVDIQLGLAIDSAKATLAVKRRLACEMVKYWNMAQENIVHLPLTNGWGEKHQLYVKWKHAEAKAAAYYYHGLILDEGNTEKSHGMAVASLQAAEDFFKESKKACEAFNMAPPTSRNAPLWGTMKYLSEKIPKDTNSKVRINRDLYSQEKILETAPALPDFALALKPDEYQLPQVDPSWNNEDGQLQGRSDQLTSEPT is encoded by the exons ATGGGATGCCTAGTATCAACACCAAATGATGGTGACGGGAATAGAAGGCGGCCTGGCAATGTGGGGGAAGTGGCCGTTTTTGTACCTGGATTACGCATCCCTAAGCCCATTGATTTTTCTCAGCCATTAGGTGATCGGTTGTCTAAAAGTTTAGTCGAACGTCTCTCTGCTCTTAGAACTAGAATAGTTGTCATGGCTGGACAAGAAGCTCCAGTAGCTAGAAAGCCACGGAGGAAAACAGCGACACGCCATG GAGGCTCAACATTGGCTGATCTTCAACAGGCTCTTGAAGATTACTTGCCAGTTCTACTGGGATTAGTAAAATATG GAAGTAACCCAAAGCACATGGTACATTTTTTGTGGATTAATCAGGAGGATGATGCAGAG GAAACAGCCATGCCAAATGCTTGGTATGAGGTATTATCAGTTCTTCACTTGATGGCCACGCTATCCTTATCACAGGCCAATTTATTGCTTCTTCCTAAAACTTCTACAGATGGTTATCAGCCAAAAGTGTCAGAAG AGAGCAGACGAAATTCTGTTGATATTTTCTTGAAGGCAGCAGGATATTTGGATTGTGCGATCAGACATGTTCTCCCTCAGATACCTCCCGACCTCAG GACAAATCTTCCAGTAGACCTGTCAGAAGGAGTGTTACAAGCTCTTTGTCAGCAAGCATTAGGCCAG GGCGTTGATATTCAACTTGGACTAGCAATTGATAGTGCTAAGGCTACTCTGGCGGTAAAACGGAGACTTGCATGCGAGATGGTGAAGTACTGGAATATG GCTCAAGAGAATATAGTGCACCTTCCATTAACAAATGGTTGGGGAGAAAAGCATCAGCTCTATGTGAAGTGGAAACATGCTGAAGCAAAG GCTGCAGCATATTATTATCATGGGTTAATCCTTGACGAGGGGAACACGGAGAAATCTCATGGGATGGCAGTAGCATCTCTCCAAGCAGCAGAGGATTTCTTCAAAGAAAGTAAGAAGGCCTGTGAAGCATTCAACATGGCTCCTCCTACATCACG GAACGCACCTCTTTGGGGAACTATGAAATATCTCTCAGAGAAGATCCCAAAAGACACCAACAGCAAGGTGCGCATCAACCGGGATCTGTACAGTCAGGAAAA GATTCTAGAGACGGCCCCTGCACTGCCAGATTTTGCTTTGGCACTGAAGCCGGATGAGTATCAGCTTCCTCAGGTGGACCCCTCATGGAACAATGAAGATGGGCAATTGCAGGGACGATCTGACCAGCTGACATCAGAACCCACTTGA
- the LOC131242875 gene encoding uncharacterized protein LOC131242875 isoform X4: protein MGCLVSTPNDGDGNRRRPGNVGEVAVFVPGLRIPKPIDFSQPLGDRLSKSLVERLSALRTRIVVMAGQEAPVARKPRRKTATRHGGSTLADLQQALEDYLPVLLGLVKYGSNPKHMVHFLWINQEDDAEETAMPNAWYEVLSVLHLMATLSLSQANLLLLPKTSTDGYQPKVSEAESRRNSVDIFLKAAGYLDCAIRHVLPQIPPDLRTNLPVDLSEGVLQALCQQALGQGVDIQLGLAIDSAKATLAVKRRLACEMVKYWNMAQENIVHLPLTNGWGEKHQLYVKWKHAEAKAAAYYYHGLILDEGNTEKSHGMAVASLQAAEDFFKESKKACEAFNMAPPTSRY from the exons ATGGGATGCCTAGTATCAACACCAAATGATGGTGACGGGAATAGAAGGCGGCCTGGCAATGTGGGGGAAGTGGCCGTTTTTGTACCTGGATTACGCATCCCTAAGCCCATTGATTTTTCTCAGCCATTAGGTGATCGGTTGTCTAAAAGTTTAGTCGAACGTCTCTCTGCTCTTAGAACTAGAATAGTTGTCATGGCTGGACAAGAAGCTCCAGTAGCTAGAAAGCCACGGAGGAAAACAGCGACACGCCATG GAGGCTCAACATTGGCTGATCTTCAACAGGCTCTTGAAGATTACTTGCCAGTTCTACTGGGATTAGTAAAATATG GAAGTAACCCAAAGCACATGGTACATTTTTTGTGGATTAATCAGGAGGATGATGCAGAG GAAACAGCCATGCCAAATGCTTGGTATGAGGTATTATCAGTTCTTCACTTGATGGCCACGCTATCCTTATCACAGGCCAATTTATTGCTTCTTCCTAAAACTTCTACAGATGGTTATCAGCCAAAAGTGTCAGAAG CAGAGAGCAGACGAAATTCTGTTGATATTTTCTTGAAGGCAGCAGGATATTTGGATTGTGCGATCAGACATGTTCTCCCTCAGATACCTCCCGACCTCAG GACAAATCTTCCAGTAGACCTGTCAGAAGGAGTGTTACAAGCTCTTTGTCAGCAAGCATTAGGCCAG GGCGTTGATATTCAACTTGGACTAGCAATTGATAGTGCTAAGGCTACTCTGGCGGTAAAACGGAGACTTGCATGCGAGATGGTGAAGTACTGGAATATG GCTCAAGAGAATATAGTGCACCTTCCATTAACAAATGGTTGGGGAGAAAAGCATCAGCTCTATGTGAAGTGGAAACATGCTGAAGCAAAG GCTGCAGCATATTATTATCATGGGTTAATCCTTGACGAGGGGAACACGGAGAAATCTCATGGGATGGCAGTAGCATCTCTCCAAGCAGCAGAGGATTTCTTCAAAGAAAGTAAGAAGGCCTGTGAAGCATTCAACATGGCTCCTCCTACATCACG CTACTGA